In one Nisaea sediminum genomic region, the following are encoded:
- a CDS encoding phosphodiesterase, translated as MSFIQITDTHFVPGDRLLYGTSPKKRLGAGIELIRRFHTDAEAVLLTGDLAHHGEEAAYETLKEALAPLEMPVLLMMGNHDSRAPFRKVFPDAPEIEGGFIQFSFDVEGARVICLDSLNDEPGDHEGRLCDVRLSWLDRELGAVPSDKQVIVAVHHPPFDLGIPPMDRIKLRDGEALFEVLQKRRPDQMLFGHVHRPIAGHWRGIPFYLQRAFNHQVYLSFEAREEVDFVDENPDIGIVRTSEDGIQIFTRSVGGEGEPYPHMED; from the coding sequence ATGAGTTTCATCCAGATCACCGACACACATTTCGTCCCGGGCGACCGCCTGCTCTACGGGACCAGCCCGAAGAAGCGGCTCGGCGCCGGAATCGAGCTGATCCGCCGCTTTCACACCGACGCGGAAGCCGTGCTCCTGACCGGCGACCTCGCCCATCACGGCGAGGAGGCGGCCTACGAGACGCTCAAGGAGGCGTTGGCTCCGCTGGAGATGCCGGTCCTGCTGATGATGGGCAATCACGACAGCCGGGCGCCTTTCCGCAAGGTGTTCCCCGACGCGCCCGAAATCGAGGGCGGATTCATCCAGTTCTCCTTTGACGTAGAGGGCGCGCGGGTGATCTGCCTCGACAGCCTGAATGACGAACCGGGGGATCACGAGGGTCGACTCTGTGACGTCAGGCTCTCCTGGCTCGACCGCGAGCTCGGCGCCGTGCCTTCGGACAAGCAGGTGATTGTCGCCGTGCATCACCCGCCGTTCGATCTCGGCATTCCGCCGATGGACCGGATCAAGCTGCGTGACGGAGAAGCGCTGTTCGAGGTCCTGCAGAAGCGCCGGCCGGACCAGATGCTGTTCGGCCATGTGCACCGCCCGATCGCGGGGCATTGGCGCGGCATCCCGTTCTACCTGCAGCGGGCCTTCAACCATCAGGTCTATCTGAGCTTCGAAGCCCGGGAAGAGGTGGACTTCGTCGACGAGAACCCGGATATCGGCATCGTCCGGACGAGCGAAGACGGCATCCAGATCTTCACCCGTTCCGTCGGCGGCGAGGGAGAGCCCTATCCGCACATGGAAGACTGA
- a CDS encoding carbohydrate ABC transporter permease encodes MIGQSSPFSEALKHAVLILGALIVILPFYVMVSYSLKSPREIETNTGGFFGAQEQMVDEYCVKLGNAREDCVETPVIYNYTQAFKKAPLLRYLLNGVIVTASIFFIQVLVALPCAYALSKLKFWGRDVVFGMVLFCLLIPVHAIALPLYIMLAKAGMTNTYAALVVPWTISVFGIFLMRQFFKTVPDDLIDAARMDGMNEFSIVWKVMLPTAIPALLAFAIFSVVAHWNDYFWPRVVITGNRDLYTPPLGLREFKGDGDGSYWGPMMATATIIVTPLIVAFLMAQKRFIEGITLTGMK; translated from the coding sequence ATGATCGGCCAATCCTCGCCCTTTTCGGAGGCGCTGAAGCACGCCGTGCTCATCCTCGGCGCCCTGATCGTCATCCTGCCCTTCTACGTGATGGTCAGCTATTCGCTGAAATCGCCGCGCGAGATCGAGACCAATACCGGGGGCTTCTTCGGCGCCCAGGAGCAGATGGTCGACGAGTACTGCGTCAAGCTCGGTAACGCGCGGGAGGACTGTGTCGAAACGCCGGTTATCTACAACTACACGCAGGCCTTCAAGAAGGCGCCGCTGCTCCGCTACCTGCTGAACGGCGTGATCGTCACCGCGTCGATCTTCTTCATCCAGGTGCTGGTCGCACTGCCCTGCGCCTACGCGCTCTCTAAGCTCAAGTTCTGGGGCCGCGACGTCGTCTTCGGCATGGTGCTGTTCTGCCTGCTGATCCCGGTCCATGCCATCGCCCTGCCGCTCTACATCATGCTGGCGAAGGCGGGGATGACGAACACCTACGCGGCGCTCGTGGTTCCCTGGACGATCTCGGTCTTCGGCATCTTCCTGATGCGGCAGTTCTTCAAGACGGTACCGGACGACCTGATCGATGCCGCGCGCATGGACGGCATGAACGAGTTCTCCATCGTCTGGAAGGTGATGCTGCCGACCGCGATCCCGGCGCTCCTGGCCTTCGCGATCTTCTCCGTCGTTGCGCACTGGAACGATTATTTCTGGCCGCGGGTGGTGATCACCGGCAACCGCGACCTCTACACGCCGCCGCTCGGCCTGCGCGAGTTCAAGGGGGACGGCGACGGCTCCTACTGGGGACCGATGATGGCGACCGCGACCATCATCGTCACACCGCTCATCGTTGCGTTCCTGATGGCTCAGAAACGCTTCATCGAGGGAATCACGCTCACGGGAATGAAGTGA
- a CDS encoding YqaE/Pmp3 family membrane protein, which yields MTILRLILTILLPPLGVFLTVGIGGHFWLNILLTLLGYIPGIVHGVWVIAKRS from the coding sequence ATGACCATTCTCCGATTGATCCTGACCATTCTGCTCCCGCCGCTCGGGGTCTTCCTGACGGTCGGGATCGGCGGACATTTCTGGCTGAACATCCTGCTCACGCTCCTCGGCTACATACCCGGTATCGTCCACGGAGTGTGGGTGATCGCGAAACGCTCGTGA
- a CDS encoding methyl-accepting chemotaxis protein, which produces MSLARQILLLALIPALFALVIVGGLSVYESSNTLRHEAEERLGAIDEIRRQQLSDYLQNIRDDLQLYAGSPLTAQAAKDFAAAWQDLGGDQRATLQKLYITDNPNPTGQKEKLDDAGDGSVYSSLHRTYHPVFRELLQKRGYYDVFIFDMSGDLVYSVYKELDYATNMNTGQWKETDLANAFRAGAKKIDTADHSFFDFRPYAPSYDAPASFISAPIVENGKTIGVLSFQMPVDRLNELLSNQEGLGETGEIMVIGQDFLVRNDTTLNKDAILKRKVENDAIRAAFAGESGIHEIETGNGKYMAHSAPLDFLGTRYAFLAIESKDEIFAPIQEMLLTILIEMAVIGAGISVAGFYFGNRLARPISELTQVQVDLAGGNLDAWVPDYKSPKEVAELSQALYKLKQESRAAEKYREEQEHFRIETRQKQRATIMGLADNFESAVGSVIDALSSSATELSATSTEVSNTANRTASRSASVRDSANEAGHDIESVTNSVDEVNQAVNEVATKVAETSALTSRAAEQAADAAEKVNALNAASAKINDIVSLIADIAEQTNLLALNATIEAARAGDAGKGFAVVASEVKNLASQTQNATEEIRQQVSGMLSEIESSTKAVSVITEAATETNMTMSAISAAVEQQAATTSSVAHSARNALDKIRSVVEEINAVADDAMGTGAATEELQASADELSRNCNLLTGETNKFISHIREDREEEPAEAA; this is translated from the coding sequence ATGAGTCTTGCACGTCAGATCCTGCTCCTTGCCCTGATTCCTGCATTGTTTGCCCTCGTGATTGTTGGTGGCCTGTCCGTCTACGAGTCGAGCAACACATTGCGGCACGAGGCGGAGGAACGCTTGGGCGCTATCGATGAAATCCGCCGACAGCAGCTCTCCGATTATCTGCAGAACATTCGCGATGACCTGCAACTCTATGCAGGCAGTCCCCTCACCGCCCAGGCGGCAAAGGATTTTGCCGCCGCCTGGCAGGATCTCGGCGGTGATCAGCGCGCGACACTTCAGAAGCTGTACATCACGGATAATCCCAATCCGACCGGGCAGAAGGAGAAGCTGGACGATGCCGGCGACGGCTCCGTCTATTCGTCCCTGCACCGCACGTATCATCCGGTCTTCCGCGAGCTTCTGCAGAAGCGCGGATATTATGACGTCTTCATTTTCGATATGTCCGGGGATCTGGTTTACAGCGTCTACAAGGAGCTCGACTACGCCACGAACATGAACACCGGCCAGTGGAAGGAGACCGATCTCGCCAATGCTTTCCGAGCAGGAGCGAAAAAAATCGACACGGCCGATCACAGTTTCTTCGATTTCCGTCCGTATGCACCGAGTTACGACGCGCCGGCGAGCTTCATTTCGGCCCCCATCGTGGAGAACGGAAAGACGATCGGGGTCCTGTCCTTCCAGATGCCGGTCGACCGGCTGAACGAGCTGCTTTCGAATCAGGAAGGGCTCGGCGAAACCGGAGAAATCATGGTTATCGGCCAGGATTTTCTCGTCCGCAACGACACCACGCTCAACAAAGACGCGATCCTCAAACGCAAGGTCGAGAACGACGCCATCCGCGCCGCTTTTGCCGGAGAATCAGGAATTCATGAAATCGAGACCGGGAACGGCAAGTATATGGCTCATTCCGCCCCGCTTGACTTCCTGGGTACGAGATACGCGTTTCTGGCGATCGAATCGAAGGACGAGATCTTCGCCCCGATCCAGGAAATGCTGCTCACTATTCTGATCGAGATGGCAGTGATCGGCGCCGGCATCTCGGTCGCCGGCTTCTATTTTGGCAACCGTCTTGCCCGACCGATCTCGGAACTCACGCAGGTCCAGGTCGATCTCGCCGGAGGCAATCTCGATGCCTGGGTTCCGGACTACAAATCCCCCAAGGAAGTGGCCGAACTCAGCCAGGCGCTCTACAAACTGAAGCAGGAAAGCCGTGCAGCCGAGAAATATCGCGAGGAGCAGGAGCACTTCCGCATCGAAACGCGTCAGAAGCAGCGCGCCACTATCATGGGGCTCGCCGACAATTTCGAGAGCGCGGTCGGCAGCGTCATTGATGCCCTCTCCTCCTCGGCGACCGAGCTATCGGCCACATCCACCGAGGTCAGCAACACGGCGAACCGGACCGCGTCGCGCTCTGCCTCTGTCCGCGATTCCGCCAATGAGGCCGGGCACGACATCGAATCCGTGACCAACTCCGTCGACGAGGTCAATCAGGCGGTGAACGAAGTCGCGACCAAGGTCGCCGAAACCTCTGCCCTGACGAGCCGGGCCGCCGAACAGGCCGCCGATGCCGCGGAAAAGGTGAACGCCCTGAACGCGGCCAGCGCGAAGATCAACGACATCGTATCGCTGATCGCCGATATCGCCGAGCAGACCAACCTTCTGGCGCTGAACGCGACGATCGAGGCGGCCCGCGCCGGCGATGCGGGCAAGGGCTTCGCGGTGGTTGCTTCCGAAGTGAAGAACCTCGCCTCGCAAACCCAGAACGCGACCGAAGAGATTCGCCAGCAGGTGTCCGGCATGCTCTCCGAGATCGAATCCTCGACCAAAGCCGTCTCCGTCATTACCGAGGCGGCGACGGAGACCAACATGACGATGTCGGCAATTTCAGCAGCGGTCGAGCAGCAGGCCGCGACCACCAGTTCCGTCGCGCATTCGGCCCGCAACGCGCTCGACAAGATCCGCTCCGTGGTCGAGGAGATCAACGCCGTAGCCGACGATGCCATGGGGACCGGCGCGGCGACGGAAGAGCTCCAGGCCTCGGCGGACGAGCTCTCCCGCAATTGCAACCTGCTGACGGGCGAGACCAACAAGTTCATCTCGCATATCCGCGAAGACAGGGAAGAGGAACCCGCCGAAGCCGCCTGA
- a CDS encoding carbohydrate ABC transporter permease: MAVDVATAPAMERPAPVRRKLLTAESLAGYLFVAPAIVLMLVILIAPVLIAATLSFTDYSLGNPGFEWVGTENYEKMFSRSTYTKMLTASAIYVLVVVPVSIGLGLGAALLINSLKRFGDIYKTIYFLPVMAALLAMAIVWEFSLHPTIGIVNKVLASGCGGFLEEISDWYAAGCARNFPLWFGDRDYAIWTVCFIGIWQGFGFNMVLYLAGLTSVPRELYHAAAMDGADSAWDRFRLVTWPMLGPTTVFVVTIATIRSFQVFDTVEAITQGGPSKTTYVMMFAIYEKAIKHNLIGIGAAITVVFLVFVLLLTLAQRWLVERRVHYS; encoded by the coding sequence ATGGCGGTCGATGTCGCAACCGCCCCCGCCATGGAGCGGCCAGCCCCGGTCCGCCGCAAACTGCTGACCGCAGAAAGCCTCGCCGGTTACCTCTTCGTGGCGCCGGCGATCGTCTTGATGCTGGTGATCCTCATCGCCCCCGTCCTGATCGCGGCAACGCTGTCTTTCACCGATTACAGCCTCGGCAATCCGGGCTTCGAATGGGTGGGTACCGAGAATTACGAGAAGATGTTCTCGCGCTCGACCTACACGAAGATGCTGACCGCCTCGGCGATCTACGTGCTCGTCGTCGTCCCGGTCTCCATCGGCCTCGGCCTCGGCGCGGCGTTGCTGATCAACTCGCTGAAACGCTTCGGCGATATCTACAAGACGATCTACTTCCTGCCGGTCATGGCCGCACTGCTCGCCATGGCGATCGTCTGGGAATTCTCCCTCCACCCGACCATCGGGATCGTCAACAAGGTCCTCGCGTCCGGCTGCGGCGGTTTCCTGGAGGAGATTTCGGACTGGTATGCGGCGGGCTGCGCCCGCAACTTCCCGCTCTGGTTCGGCGACCGCGACTATGCCATCTGGACCGTCTGCTTCATCGGCATCTGGCAGGGTTTCGGCTTCAATATGGTGCTCTACCTTGCCGGCCTGACCTCTGTTCCCCGCGAGCTCTATCACGCGGCGGCCATGGACGGGGCCGACAGCGCCTGGGACCGGTTCCGTCTCGTCACCTGGCCGATGCTCGGGCCGACCACGGTCTTCGTGGTGACCATCGCCACCATCCGGTCCTTCCAGGTGTTCGACACCGTCGAGGCCATCACCCAGGGCGGTCCGTCCAAGACCACCTACGTGATGATGTTCGCGATCTACGAAAAGGCGATCAAGCACAACCTGATCGGCATCGGCGCCGCGATCACCGTCGTCTTCCTTGTCTTCGTTCTCCTGCTGACCCTGGCACAGCGCTGGCTGGTCGAGAGAAGGGTGCATTACTCATGA
- a CDS encoding ABC transporter ATP-binding protein encodes MARITLSGIEKNYGTTRVLNGLDIDIADGEFLTLVGPSGCGKSTLLRIIAGLESQTSGDVSIGGRVVNHVRPSRRDLAMVFQSYALYPHLTVQQNMETPLRLRDMTHWERMPLLGAALPGRGEKLRALRGLVRETAETLKIEHLLHRKPGQLSGGQRQRVALGRAMVRKPVAFLMDEPLSNLDAALRVHMRSELAELHHALKTTFIYVTHDQAEALTMSDRMAVMMDGDILQLGAPDEIYRDPADRRVAEFIGSPRINMLDGEADADGRVVAHGIPLKRRLGGAHKELSIGVRPEHLDVLVGGGAVDAWPFRVSHKENLGSDYFLHGHVNGGGQRVIARAAPELAAALSIGADIHVRPKSGTAMAFGADHLRLRFRET; translated from the coding sequence ATGGCGCGCATCACGCTTTCGGGCATCGAGAAGAATTACGGCACGACGCGGGTCCTGAACGGGCTCGACATCGACATCGCGGATGGCGAGTTCCTCACCCTTGTCGGACCCTCCGGCTGCGGAAAATCCACCCTGCTCCGCATCATCGCGGGGCTGGAAAGCCAGACATCCGGCGACGTGAGTATCGGCGGACGCGTCGTCAATCACGTCCGCCCGAGCCGGCGCGACCTCGCCATGGTGTTCCAGTCCTATGCGCTCTATCCGCATCTGACGGTGCAGCAGAACATGGAGACGCCGCTGCGCCTCCGGGACATGACCCATTGGGAGCGCATGCCGCTCTTGGGGGCCGCGCTGCCGGGGCGCGGAGAGAAGCTAAGAGCTCTGCGCGGCCTCGTGCGCGAGACGGCAGAGACCCTGAAGATCGAACACCTGCTGCACCGCAAGCCGGGGCAACTCTCCGGCGGGCAGCGCCAGCGCGTCGCGCTCGGCCGCGCCATGGTCCGTAAGCCGGTCGCCTTCCTGATGGACGAGCCCTTGTCCAACCTCGATGCCGCGCTCCGCGTCCATATGCGTTCGGAACTGGCGGAGCTCCATCACGCGCTGAAGACCACCTTCATCTATGTCACCCACGATCAGGCAGAGGCCCTGACCATGTCCGACCGGATGGCGGTGATGATGGACGGGGATATCCTCCAGCTCGGCGCGCCGGACGAGATCTATCGCGACCCCGCCGACCGCCGGGTGGCGGAGTTCATCGGCAGCCCGAGGATCAACATGCTCGACGGTGAGGCCGACGCGGACGGCCGCGTGGTGGCGCACGGGATCCCTCTCAAACGCCGTCTCGGTGGGGCGCACAAAGAACTCTCCATAGGCGTCCGGCCGGAGCATCTGGATGTGCTTGTCGGGGGTGGCGCGGTGGACGCTTGGCCGTTCCGTGTCAGTCACAAGGAAAATCTCGGCTCCGACTATTTCCTGCATGGCCATGTCAATGGCGGGGGACAGCGGGTGATCGCCCGTGCGGCGCCGGAACTGGCCGCCGCGCTCTCCATCGGTGCGGATATTCACGTCCGCCCGAAATCCGGCACCGCCATGGCCTTCGGCGCGGATCACCTGCGCTTGCGTTTCCGGGAGACCTGA
- a CDS encoding ABC transporter substrate-binding protein, with amino-acid sequence MKRLFAMAAAAAFYAAPAGAVEIEVGYPYSHLFDVTYEKIMESFKKEHPEIQVKFRATYESYEDGTNTILREAVSGDLPDVTMQGLNRQAVLVEKGIAKSLEPFIAKEADFEKDGYHKAMLSLSTFDNQVYGLPFSVSLPVGYYNMDLVRKSGSDKLPQTWDEVVELCQTMRANGVKNPVFWGWNITGNWFVQALMWDQGEPIVKGNKVNFDGEAGLTALETMKKIFRGCEMQNLSWKDALASFSAGEIGMMFWSTSALGAVERAKGDFELKTNEFPGINGKPQGLPAGGNAALLVSQSEDPERLQAAWTFLKYITSGLGAAAVAETTGYMPPNKAANEIILADFYKRNPNKETAVRQLPLLRDWLAYPGDKGLAVTQVIYDGIESIVTGENDDMAALQSDLVAEVGDMLPE; translated from the coding sequence ATGAAACGTCTGTTTGCAATGGCCGCCGCCGCGGCATTCTACGCGGCGCCGGCCGGCGCCGTCGAGATCGAGGTGGGCTATCCCTACAGCCACCTGTTCGACGTCACCTACGAGAAGATCATGGAGAGCTTCAAGAAGGAGCACCCAGAGATCCAGGTGAAGTTCCGCGCCACTTACGAGAGCTACGAGGACGGCACCAACACGATCCTGCGCGAGGCCGTCTCCGGCGATCTTCCGGACGTCACCATGCAGGGACTGAACCGCCAGGCCGTCCTGGTCGAGAAGGGCATCGCGAAATCGCTCGAGCCGTTCATCGCCAAGGAAGCCGACTTCGAGAAGGACGGCTATCACAAGGCGATGCTGAGCCTCTCGACCTTCGATAACCAGGTCTATGGCCTGCCGTTCTCGGTCTCGCTGCCGGTCGGCTATTACAACATGGATCTCGTCCGCAAGTCCGGCTCCGACAAGCTGCCGCAGACCTGGGACGAGGTCGTCGAGCTTTGCCAGACCATGCGCGCCAACGGCGTGAAGAACCCGGTCTTCTGGGGTTGGAACATCACCGGCAACTGGTTCGTGCAGGCGCTGATGTGGGATCAGGGCGAGCCGATCGTCAAAGGCAACAAGGTCAATTTCGACGGCGAGGCCGGCCTGACCGCGCTCGAGACCATGAAGAAGATTTTCCGGGGCTGCGAGATGCAGAACCTGTCCTGGAAAGATGCGCTGGCCTCCTTCTCCGCGGGTGAGATCGGCATGATGTTCTGGTCCACTTCCGCCCTCGGCGCCGTCGAGCGCGCGAAAGGCGACTTCGAGCTGAAGACCAACGAGTTCCCGGGCATCAACGGCAAGCCGCAGGGTCTCCCGGCCGGTGGCAACGCCGCCCTTCTGGTCTCCCAATCGGAGGACCCGGAGCGCCTGCAGGCGGCCTGGACCTTCCTGAAATATATCACCTCGGGCCTCGGCGCCGCCGCGGTGGCCGAGACCACGGGCTACATGCCGCCGAACAAGGCCGCGAACGAGATCATCCTCGCGGACTTCTACAAGCGGAACCCGAACAAGGAGACCGCCGTGCGCCAGCTCCCGCTGCTGCGCGACTGGCTCGCCTATCCGGGCGACAAGGGCCTTGCGGTCACCCAGGTGATCTATGACGGCATCGAGTCGATCGTCACCGGCGAGAACGACGATATGGCGGCGCTGCAGAGCGATCTGGTCGCCGAAGTCGGCGACATGCTGCCGGAGTAA
- a CDS encoding uracil-xanthine permease family protein, with translation MTSSSIGTPDQLRDPDYTPPPAKAVPLGIQHVLAMFVSNVTPAIIVAGAAGFGFGSNSPDFPELLYMIQMSMVFAGIATLLQTISLGPVGAKLPVVQGTSFAFLPIMIPLVAGKGVDGLAALFTGVIVGGIFHALLGTVIGRIRFALPPLVTGLVVTLIGLALVKVGIQYAAGGVPAMDKPEYGSLMNWSAAVIVILVTLGLKFFARGMLSISAVLIGLLVGYVYAIAIGMLPLSAIGGSWERAAFFALPQPFKYGVEFSAAAIIGFCLMAFVSAVETVGDVSGITKGGAGREATDKEIQGATYADGIGTAVAGFFGALPNTSFSQNVGLVAMTGVMSRHVVTYGAIFLIVCGLVPKVGAIIRTIPIEVLGGGVIVMFGMVVAAGISMLSDVHWNRRNMVIFAIALSVGLGLQLEPKAVQYLPDTLRILMTSGLLPAAFIAIVLNLVLPEELAEESTEEVSGGMSGHGNGSMPGE, from the coding sequence ATGACCAGTTCTTCGATCGGCACGCCCGATCAGCTTCGTGATCCGGACTATACACCGCCGCCCGCCAAGGCCGTCCCACTCGGGATCCAGCATGTGTTGGCAATGTTCGTCTCGAACGTGACGCCCGCGATCATCGTCGCCGGCGCCGCCGGCTTCGGCTTCGGCTCCAATTCGCCGGACTTCCCGGAACTGCTCTACATGATCCAGATGTCGATGGTCTTCGCCGGCATCGCGACCCTGCTGCAGACCATCTCGCTCGGACCGGTGGGCGCGAAGCTTCCGGTGGTGCAGGGCACCTCTTTCGCCTTCCTGCCGATCATGATCCCGCTGGTCGCGGGCAAGGGCGTCGACGGGCTCGCCGCGCTCTTCACCGGCGTCATCGTCGGCGGCATCTTCCATGCCCTGCTCGGCACGGTGATCGGGCGCATCCGCTTTGCTTTGCCGCCGCTGGTGACCGGCCTCGTCGTCACGCTGATCGGCCTCGCCCTGGTCAAGGTCGGCATCCAGTACGCCGCCGGCGGGGTCCCCGCGATGGACAAGCCGGAATACGGCTCGCTCATGAACTGGTCCGCCGCGGTCATCGTCATCCTGGTGACCCTCGGCCTCAAGTTCTTCGCCCGTGGGATGCTCTCGATCTCCGCTGTCCTGATCGGTCTCCTGGTTGGCTATGTCTATGCCATCGCCATCGGCATGCTGCCGTTGTCGGCGATCGGCGGATCCTGGGAGCGTGCGGCCTTCTTCGCCCTGCCGCAGCCGTTCAAATACGGCGTCGAGTTCTCCGCCGCCGCGATCATCGGCTTCTGCCTGATGGCCTTCGTCTCCGCGGTGGAGACGGTCGGTGACGTGTCCGGCATCACCAAGGGCGGCGCCGGACGCGAAGCGACGGACAAGGAGATCCAGGGCGCGACCTATGCCGACGGTATCGGAACCGCGGTGGCCGGCTTCTTCGGCGCCCTGCCGAACACCTCCTTCAGCCAGAATGTGGGCCTCGTGGCGATGACCGGCGTGATGAGCCGGCACGTGGTGACCTACGGCGCGATTTTCCTGATCGTCTGCGGGCTGGTGCCGAAAGTGGGCGCGATCATCCGCACCATCCCGATCGAGGTGCTGGGCGGCGGCGTGATCGTCATGTTCGGCATGGTGGTCGCGGCCGGCATCTCGATGCTGAGCGACGTGCACTGGAACCGGCGCAACATGGTGATCTTCGCCATTGCGCTTTCCGTCGGCCTCGGCCTGCAGCTCGAGCCGAAGGCGGTGCAGTATCTCCCGGACACGCTCCGCATCCTGATGACCTCCGGGCTGCTGCCGGCGGCCTTCATCGCCATCGTGCTGAACCTGGTGCTGCCGGAGGAGCTGGCCGAGGAGTCGACCGAGGAAGTCTCGGGAGGCATGTCCGGGCACGGCAACGGATCGATGCCGGGCGAGTGA
- a CDS encoding LysR family transcriptional regulator, with translation MASTARRLKRIADQFQGDYPMHRDLKPSPYQIAAFTQAARDRSFSKAAKNTGVTQSSITQHVAKLERAMGVQLFQRKREGLELTRAGRELFEISDRLRSLEQQVEEKLQDYGGLATGHLRIIANAPRPVMPVIARYGAQYPKVEIEFSLCSRTEALRLLNEREVDIAVIVTEPEEDGLSVEKIGTTRYKAFVRRDHPLAGRGTVSLRELAGETIILPEEGSLTKSLVMERASLHGIELTSTVRTHSFPMVKEAVLHGIGVGFLLEEAQYPSANLTSLEVAEIPDIFSVCLITPAEKRNLRLISSFCDTLLDAV, from the coding sequence ATGGCCTCCACCGCGCGCCGCCTGAAACGGATCGCGGACCAGTTTCAGGGCGATTACCCTATGCATCGAGATCTCAAGCCGAGCCCATACCAGATTGCCGCCTTTACCCAGGCCGCACGGGATCGCAGTTTTTCCAAGGCGGCGAAGAACACCGGCGTCACCCAGTCCTCGATCACGCAGCATGTCGCCAAACTGGAACGGGCGATGGGCGTGCAACTGTTCCAGCGCAAGCGCGAGGGCCTGGAGCTGACCCGGGCGGGGCGCGAACTGTTCGAGATCTCGGACCGTCTGCGCTCGCTGGAACAGCAGGTGGAAGAGAAGCTGCAGGATTATGGCGGGCTCGCCACCGGCCATCTCCGGATCATCGCCAACGCCCCGAGGCCGGTCATGCCGGTTATCGCGCGCTACGGCGCCCAATATCCGAAGGTCGAGATCGAGTTCAGCCTCTGCAGCCGGACCGAAGCGCTTCGCCTGCTGAACGAACGCGAGGTCGATATCGCCGTGATCGTCACCGAACCGGAGGAGGACGGGCTCAGCGTCGAGAAGATCGGCACCACGCGGTACAAGGCCTTCGTGCGCCGGGATCACCCGCTCGCCGGCCGCGGCACGGTCTCGCTTCGGGAACTGGCGGGCGAGACCATCATCCTTCCGGAAGAAGGCTCGCTCACGAAGAGTTTGGTGATGGAGCGCGCTTCGCTACACGGGATCGAACTGACCTCGACCGTCCGCACTCATTCCTTTCCGATGGTGAAGGAAGCGGTGCTTCACGGGATCGGCGTCGGGTTCCTGCTGGAAGAAGCCCAGTATCCCTCCGCCAACCTGACCTCTCTCGAGGTCGCGGAAATTCCGGACATTTTCAGCGTCTGCCTGATAACGCCGGCGGAAAAGCGCAATCTCCGCCTGATCTCGAGCTTCTGCGATACGTTGCTCGATGCGGTCTGA